In Chloracidobacterium sp., the following proteins share a genomic window:
- a CDS encoding protein kinase: MKECPKCELVYPDETATCLVDETETRHAMPGPTLLDGRYQLERRLGRGAMGYVFLAKDNKFATKRLAVKTVRQDILSSEDLQEGEAIARFEREAQAAASIQHPNTVSVTDFGETPEGVFYLVMEYVEGETLHKLLRREGTLPVKRAVNLLRQIADGVEAAHELGILHRDLKPANIFIMKGKGDGFVKVGDFGLAKIVNQTVTDISSQATPSSRGIIGTPEFMSPEQMQPEMGVDKRADLYALGTIAYLMLGGKTPFTGDLMQLVMQKIMHRPPPLSSIRTDIPADVDRVIMRSLEIAPSDRPASVSDWITELEEAAEDVTEAKRGGMSRLVVLAPANAEVYVNDERKASVGSSGRVVLTDIPAGQHILRVSKAGERDDERVIEIREGAQEQVIQAQLKTPQGSQPSSSQGAGSSGAPASSVMPGIVACSNCGSRFAEGVRFCGRCGGGRFVMVSPGEAAASGFPCPRCQAPLPANSRFCGRCGMTITPGGIHASQSPSFSPQSTAQSPQYFTAPAQQVSRVCRRCNTAYPPHIRFCGKCGLTLH; this comes from the coding sequence ATGAAGGAGTGTCCCAAATGCGAATTGGTCTATCCGGACGAGACAGCAACATGTCTCGTTGACGAGACCGAGACGCGCCACGCGATGCCGGGGCCGACGCTGCTCGACGGCCGGTATCAACTCGAACGCCGGCTTGGCCGCGGCGCGATGGGCTACGTCTTTCTTGCAAAGGACAATAAATTTGCGACCAAAAGGCTTGCGGTCAAGACGGTTCGCCAGGATATCCTGTCGAGCGAAGACCTGCAGGAAGGCGAGGCGATCGCTCGATTTGAGCGAGAAGCCCAGGCCGCGGCCTCGATCCAGCATCCAAACACGGTGAGCGTGACGGATTTTGGCGAGACGCCGGAAGGGGTCTTCTATCTCGTCATGGAATACGTCGAGGGCGAGACACTGCACAAGCTGCTCCGTCGCGAAGGCACCTTGCCGGTAAAGCGTGCTGTGAACCTGCTGCGTCAGATCGCCGACGGCGTGGAGGCGGCCCACGAATTAGGCATTCTGCACCGTGACCTCAAGCCGGCAAACATCTTCATCATGAAGGGCAAAGGCGACGGCTTTGTAAAGGTCGGCGATTTTGGCTTGGCGAAGATCGTCAATCAGACCGTCACCGATATCAGTTCACAGGCTACGCCGTCCTCGCGCGGGATCATCGGCACGCCGGAATTTATGTCGCCCGAGCAGATGCAGCCCGAGATGGGCGTCGATAAGCGGGCTGACCTGTATGCCCTCGGCACGATCGCCTATCTGATGCTCGGCGGCAAGACGCCGTTCACGGGCGACCTGATGCAGCTCGTGATGCAAAAGATAATGCATCGGCCGCCGCCGCTGTCGTCGATACGAACGGATATCCCGGCCGATGTTGACCGCGTGATAATGCGTTCGCTCGAGATCGCCCCGTCAGACAGGCCGGCGTCGGTCAGCGATTGGATCACGGAGCTCGAAGAGGCTGCTGAGGACGTAACCGAGGCGAAACGCGGCGGAATGTCGCGGCTTGTCGTGCTCGCACCGGCCAATGCCGAGGTCTATGTCAATGACGAGCGGAAAGCGAGCGTCGGCAGCTCAGGCCGCGTCGTGCTGACGGACATACCGGCCGGCCAGCATATCCTTCGCGTTTCAAAAGCGGGCGAACGCGACGATGAGCGTGTTATCGAGATACGCGAGGGAGCCCAGGAACAGGTCATCCAGGCACAGCTAAAAACGCCGCAGGGCAGCCAGCCCTCATCATCGCAGGGTGCCGGATCGAGCGGTGCTCCTGCGTCCAGCGTCATGCCCGGCATCGTCGCGTGCAGCAACTGCGGTTCGCGCTTCGCTGAGGGCGTCCGATTCTGCGGTCGCTGCGGCGGCGGGCGATTTGTCATGGTCAGTCCGGGCGAGGCCGCTGCCTCCGGTTTTCCATGCCCGCGCTGCCAGGCTCCGCTTCCTGCGAATTCGCGCTTCTGCGGCCGCTGTGGTATGACCATTACTCCCGGCGGCATTCACGCCAGTCAGTCGCCGTCATTCAGCCCGCAATCCACGGCCCAATCGCCGCAGTACTTCACGGCCCCTGCGCAGCAGGTCTCACGCGTCTGCCGCCGCTGCAACACGGCATATCCGCCGCATATCCGTTTTTGCGGTAAATGCGGGTTGACTTTGCATTAA
- a CDS encoding YihY/virulence factor BrkB family protein, which produces MTANFEWKRFFSRLYDVSFDADIFSRAAQVAFYFSFALFPLLYFLVSLFGLLLESSDGLRNELFTYLKQIMPVTAFDLVRKTVDEIVANSTGGKLTLGLVVTLWSASAGVDAIRNALNAVYGFVDQRRFWWTKLQSLALTLIVCGLTMAVLAIVFYGWQLVQYSTAAVGFEVTSPLLLIIIQWISTFVVMLAACEVIYNLLPAFGRFRWIWITPGSLVAIVLWILLTTAFRTYLGYFNSYNKAYGSLGAVMIMMLWLYLTALALMIGGVINAMLHEMRAAPMDVTGE; this is translated from the coding sequence ATGACAGCGAACTTTGAATGGAAGCGCTTCTTCTCGCGGCTGTATGATGTGTCGTTTGACGCGGATATCTTCAGCCGGGCGGCGCAGGTGGCATTCTATTTCTCGTTTGCGTTGTTCCCGCTGTTATATTTCCTGGTTTCTCTGTTTGGCCTGCTACTGGAATCGTCCGACGGGCTGCGGAACGAACTGTTCACGTATTTGAAGCAGATAATGCCCGTAACGGCGTTCGACCTCGTGAGGAAAACCGTCGATGAGATCGTCGCCAACAGCACGGGCGGCAAGCTGACGCTCGGCCTCGTGGTAACGCTCTGGTCCGCATCGGCGGGCGTTGATGCAATTCGGAACGCCTTGAATGCCGTGTACGGATTTGTCGATCAGCGACGTTTCTGGTGGACAAAGCTCCAATCGCTTGCCCTGACGCTCATCGTCTGCGGGCTGACCATGGCGGTGCTCGCTATCGTCTTCTATGGCTGGCAGCTCGTGCAGTACTCGACTGCCGCCGTGGGTTTTGAGGTCACCTCGCCATTATTGCTGATCATTATCCAATGGATCTCGACCTTTGTGGTGATGCTGGCTGCGTGTGAGGTGATCTACAATCTGCTGCCGGCCTTCGGGCGGTTTCGGTGGATATGGATCACTCCGGGCTCGCTCGTGGCCATCGTCCTGTGGATATTGCTCACCACAGCATTTCGGACATACCTGGGCTACTTCAACTCGTATAACAAAGCTTATGGCTCGCTCGGGGCTGTGATGATAATGATGCTCTGGCTTTATCTTACGGCTCTGGCGCTGATGATCGGCGGCGTTATCAATGCCATGCTGCATGAGATGCGCGCCGCTCCGATGGACGTCACCGGCGAATGA
- a CDS encoding polyprenyl synthetase family protein: MQRFALAKGQSLPASAARAFDVIGREMSLVEAEYERQVSSNIQVVNYLGDYVRSSGGKRIRPALLIMANYAVGGRGDAENVIRLATVMEMLHTATLVHDDIIDNADIRRNRSSVNARFGNQTAVLMGDWLYMSAFETTVKERSLDILDILTRLTRKMTEGELIQLTRIGRIDITEEEYLDILRRKTAFLFSACGEVGAILGGADDERRAALRDFGMELGIAFQLADDLLDLTGETQQLGKAAGSDLIEGKVTLPLIYLLKEYPDVKQDIERIMFDGEYAQVSREDVRQLLASKGVLDGVRTRIAGHAEAARKSLAVLPESEYRSCLETTLQFVMARNS; encoded by the coding sequence ATGCAACGATTCGCACTCGCAAAAGGTCAATCACTGCCGGCATCGGCCGCTCGCGCTTTTGACGTGATCGGCCGCGAGATGTCGCTTGTCGAGGCCGAGTATGAGCGGCAGGTGTCATCGAATATTCAAGTTGTCAATTATTTGGGCGATTATGTTCGCTCGTCAGGCGGGAAGCGGATCAGGCCGGCGTTGTTGATAATGGCGAATTACGCCGTCGGCGGTCGTGGCGATGCGGAGAACGTCATTCGGCTGGCGACGGTGATGGAGATGCTCCACACGGCGACGCTGGTGCACGACGACATTATTGATAACGCAGATATCCGCCGAAACAGGTCGTCGGTAAATGCGAGGTTTGGTAATCAAACGGCCGTGCTGATGGGCGACTGGCTGTATATGTCGGCATTTGAGACGACGGTTAAGGAGCGCTCGCTCGACATACTTGACATACTGACGCGGCTGACGCGCAAGATGACCGAGGGAGAACTGATACAGCTCACGCGCATCGGACGCATCGACATTACAGAAGAAGAATATCTCGACATACTTCGGCGCAAGACGGCGTTCCTGTTCTCGGCCTGTGGCGAGGTCGGAGCGATCCTCGGCGGGGCGGACGATGAACGGCGGGCGGCCCTTCGTGATTTTGGGATGGAATTGGGAATTGCATTCCAGTTGGCGGACGATCTGCTTGACCTCACCGGCGAAACGCAGCAGCTCGGAAAGGCGGCCGGTTCGGACCTGATCGAGGGCAAAGTAACCCTGCCGCTTATATATCTGCTTAAGGAATATCCCGACGTTAAGCAGGATATTGAACGCATAATGTTCGACGGGGAATATGCGCAGGTTTCACGAGAGGATGTGCGGCAATTGCTGGCGAGTAAGGGCGTTCTTGACGGCGTTCGGACACGAATCGCGGGCCATGCCGAGGCCGCGAGAAAAAGTCTTGCAGTTTTGCCGGAATCAGAGTATCGTTCTTGTCTGGAGACGACTTTGCAATTCGTGATGGCCAGAAATAGTTAG
- a CDS encoding PrsW family intramembrane metalloprotease — translation MKLNLTIGGGTLAGRTFDLETGFLTVGRSDTCSVRLDPLTERIASKQHCFIEARADGFYLTDNQSTNGTFVNGERVDSVRLNSGDQIQFGANGVTAAVRIDTAGGQMDRDEFRSAQLEQFTVVAAREPQGLQASLANFGLSSMPAVKPETRSTGRYIGIAITIFAAIFLSLVVVLLMLGSVGFIPAVLAAVMAFLPAFLYLVPLVWLDRYDPEPLWLLATAFAWGALVAVVVSFIVNTVIGATAANVALAQGYSRDDAGFISSFVGAVISAPIFEEGSKGLGLVILLIFFRRYLDDVLDGIVFAGVIALGFATVENVLYYGRAIGEAIDQVLVQGAEVREGVKIVIFLFVLRGILSPFAHVTFTSMTGIGVGIARESHNMAVRLILPVVGYAVAVILHMIWNAMAVLGGLGGFAVGYIILEVPFFLVFVGFSLYIMRRQNKILTEMLALDIARGLIPQEHATIATSAFKSPRWVLGGLFNGKFKPRARYVRAIGKLGLSYWHIQRATAAQGETGSFQQNPILRDEVLAWRDKV, via the coding sequence ATGAAACTCAACCTGACGATCGGCGGCGGCACGCTTGCGGGACGAACATTCGATCTTGAGACCGGCTTTCTCACTGTTGGCCGCAGTGATACATGCAGCGTTCGCCTCGACCCGCTGACCGAACGCATTGCATCTAAGCAGCACTGCTTTATCGAGGCCCGCGCGGACGGATTCTACCTCACCGACAATCAAAGTACTAACGGGACATTCGTCAACGGAGAACGTGTCGATTCGGTCCGGCTAAACTCCGGTGACCAGATACAGTTTGGCGCGAACGGGGTGACGGCCGCCGTCCGGATCGATACCGCCGGCGGACAGATGGATAGGGACGAGTTTCGCTCGGCCCAGCTTGAACAGTTCACGGTCGTTGCCGCCCGCGAGCCGCAGGGACTGCAGGCGTCGCTCGCCAACTTCGGCCTCAGCAGCATGCCCGCGGTCAAGCCTGAAACGCGCAGCACCGGTCGCTATATCGGAATCGCGATCACGATCTTTGCAGCGATCTTTCTTTCGCTCGTGGTCGTGCTGCTAATGCTTGGCAGCGTAGGATTTATCCCCGCTGTTCTGGCGGCGGTGATGGCCTTTCTGCCGGCGTTCCTGTATCTGGTCCCGCTCGTCTGGCTCGACCGTTATGATCCGGAACCACTCTGGCTGCTGGCGACGGCATTCGCTTGGGGAGCTCTGGTGGCAGTCGTGGTGTCATTCATCGTGAATACCGTGATCGGTGCGACGGCCGCAAACGTGGCCCTGGCGCAGGGATACTCAAGAGATGATGCCGGCTTCATCTCTAGTTTTGTAGGCGCCGTCATTTCGGCGCCGATCTTTGAAGAAGGTTCTAAAGGACTCGGCCTTGTGATCCTGTTGATCTTCTTCCGGCGTTATCTTGACGATGTGCTGGACGGGATCGTCTTTGCAGGTGTGATAGCCCTCGGTTTTGCCACGGTAGAGAATGTCCTTTATTACGGGCGAGCGATCGGCGAAGCAATCGATCAGGTCCTTGTTCAGGGTGCCGAGGTTCGTGAAGGCGTCAAGATCGTCATCTTCCTGTTCGTTTTGAGAGGGATATTGTCACCCTTTGCCCACGTAACGTTTACTTCTATGACCGGCATCGGCGTCGGCATTGCTCGTGAATCGCACAATATGGCCGTTCGATTGATACTGCCCGTTGTTGGCTACGCGGTAGCAGTTATCCTGCATATGATCTGGAATGCGATGGCAGTATTGGGCGGCCTCGGCGGCTTTGCGGTCGGGTATATCATTCTCGAGGTGCCCTTTTTCCTGGTCTTCGTGGGTTTTTCGCTCTACATCATGCGGCGGCAGAACAAGATACTGACCGAGATGCTGGCGCTCGATATAGCTCGCGGGTTGATACCACAGGAACACGCGACGATCGCTACATCGGCGTTCAAGAGTCCGAGATGGGTGCTTGGCGGGCTGTTCAATGGCAAGTTCAAGCCTCGTGCACGATACGTTCGGGCAATTGGCAAACTCGGCTTGAGCTATTGGCACATCCAGCGGGCGACCGCCGCGCAGGGCGAGACTGGGAGCTTTCAGCAAAATCCGATCCTGCGCGACGAGGTCCTTGCTTGGCGAGACAAGGTTTGA
- a CDS encoding protein kinase has product MRVTLHVVAGPQTGRDFSFDQHDTFLIGRSEDAQFCLPHDRFFSRHHCLIEIAPPQAFLRDLNSTNGTYVNGVRVAEAHLKSGDRIQGGETVLEVVVTTGLEDFANTAELLSHPSVVNVTCLNCSVPAAVEATHPEAKLSFVCDDCREKLKTNPQPIPKYQMIRVIGQGGMGSVMLGRSEADGRAVAIKTLLPEVAVSEQSLKRFMREIEVAASLKHPNIVEYVEHGTHNGLVYLVTEFIQGMDASRLARHRGGKLDFREAVQVVEQTLAALDFAHNLGFVHRDIKEQNILVAGDFPGSTAKLTDFGLSKSFKETGMSGVTMVGDVAGTIAYMPPEQIRDFKEVRPPSDIYAVGMTAYSLLTGAHALDIAPKAGIAETVKAIFERPVIPIRSRIPDIPDRVASVIETSLAKQPEMRWRTAGAMREALLSAASSG; this is encoded by the coding sequence ATGCGAGTTACTCTTCACGTCGTTGCCGGGCCGCAGACGGGCCGCGACTTCAGTTTCGATCAGCACGACACATTTCTGATCGGCCGGAGCGAGGACGCCCAGTTCTGCCTCCCGCATGACAGATTCTTCTCGCGTCACCATTGCCTGATCGAGATCGCGCCTCCGCAGGCATTTCTTCGCGATCTGAATTCTACGAACGGCACCTACGTTAACGGTGTCCGCGTTGCCGAGGCGCATCTCAAGAGCGGCGACCGCATCCAGGGCGGAGAGACGGTTCTCGAGGTGGTGGTGACGACAGGGCTTGAGGATTTTGCCAACACAGCAGAACTTCTTTCGCATCCGTCGGTCGTCAACGTAACATGCCTGAATTGCAGCGTTCCGGCCGCCGTCGAAGCGACTCATCCTGAGGCCAAGCTGTCGTTCGTCTGCGATGATTGCCGCGAGAAACTCAAGACAAATCCTCAGCCGATACCCAAGTATCAGATGATCCGCGTGATAGGCCAGGGCGGCATGGGCAGTGTGATGCTCGGCCGCTCTGAGGCGGACGGGCGCGCCGTGGCGATCAAGACGCTGCTGCCGGAGGTTGCGGTCAGTGAGCAATCGCTCAAGCGGTTCATGCGTGAGATCGAGGTCGCGGCCTCGCTCAAGCATCCAAACATCGTTGAATACGTCGAACACGGCACTCACAACGGCTTGGTCTATCTCGTCACCGAATTCATTCAGGGAATGGATGCCTCTCGACTCGCCCGTCATCGCGGCGGCAAGCTTGATTTTCGCGAGGCGGTTCAGGTGGTTGAGCAGACGCTGGCCGCGCTTGATTTTGCCCACAACCTCGGTTTTGTTCACCGTGACATCAAGGAACAGAACATCCTCGTTGCGGGTGACTTTCCCGGCTCTACCGCGAAACTGACCGATTTTGGACTGTCCAAGAGCTTTAAGGAAACGGGTATGTCAGGCGTTACGATGGTCGGCGACGTCGCCGGCACGATCGCTTACATGCCGCCCGAGCAGATCCGCGACTTCAAGGAGGTAAGGCCTCCGTCCGATATCTATGCTGTCGGGATGACGGCCTACAGCCTGCTGACAGGTGCACACGCACTCGACATCGCGCCAAAGGCTGGCATCGCCGAGACTGTAAAGGCGATATTCGAGCGGCCCGTGATCCCTATTCGCAGTCGTATCCCTGACATACCCGACCGCGTCGCTTCAGTGATCGAAACTTCGCTGGCCAAACAGCCCGAAATGCGCTGGCGAACGGCCGGTGCTATGCGTGAAGCTCTTCTGTCTGCGGCTTCGTCTGGTTGA
- a CDS encoding O-antigen ligase family protein, whose translation MKNDSSTLTAIVEWTFLVLVFSLAFMRPTLIVLGSAAVPTDLIFLVCLGLFAVSVAFRRAELEVDSIYLWLGLYGLALTLSALFSIDVGKSLRRLPAELYLIALAALTINIVRDERMLIRTLAVWVAAASVAAAVTALTAASFFAGWQNALTAFAMHHYGTLPPGNYPRIQGTFEYPAMLCNYLAVGLMLLLAFWRNGSVGKGLFYFLLALFSIAIFFTLTPGIGGVLAAVGLWFYCATRGSSKSSLSRLALVGVSGMLAAFVIISSLTPFGSAGPVYFSFAGYDITPTARLLVWQQALGTIADHPLFGVGLGLPVVDLPYRVPAGGWTLITDAHNVALNVAAQAGVIGLGTLAAVVVAVMRRTQFALTDRMSSLRLTMGIAFVSCFLIQGFAGSFENARHLWVLIGLIVAADRINQTKPQTEELHA comes from the coding sequence ATGAAAAATGACAGCTCGACCCTAACGGCCATCGTCGAATGGACATTTCTTGTCCTAGTCTTTTCACTCGCGTTCATGCGGCCGACTCTCATAGTGCTGGGCAGTGCAGCTGTGCCGACGGACCTAATCTTCCTTGTATGTCTCGGCCTATTTGCCGTCTCGGTGGCGTTTCGCCGGGCTGAACTTGAGGTGGACAGCATCTATCTCTGGCTCGGCCTGTACGGTCTGGCCCTGACGCTCTCGGCACTATTCTCGATCGATGTCGGTAAGAGCCTTAGACGGCTACCGGCGGAACTCTACCTGATCGCTCTTGCGGCCCTTACCATCAATATCGTCCGCGACGAGCGGATGCTGATCCGGACGCTCGCTGTGTGGGTCGCTGCCGCGTCGGTCGCGGCCGCCGTCACGGCATTGACGGCAGCTTCGTTCTTTGCCGGCTGGCAGAACGCATTGACGGCCTTCGCTATGCATCATTACGGCACGCTCCCGCCGGGCAACTATCCCCGGATTCAGGGCACGTTCGAGTATCCGGCGATGCTTTGCAATTACCTTGCCGTCGGGCTGATGTTGCTGCTCGCGTTTTGGCGAAACGGGTCGGTAGGCAAAGGGCTATTCTATTTTCTGCTCGCGCTGTTTTCGATTGCTATCTTCTTCACGCTCACGCCGGGAATCGGCGGTGTTCTGGCGGCGGTCGGGCTATGGTTCTATTGTGCGACGCGAGGTTCGAGCAAAAGCTCGTTATCCAGACTTGCACTCGTCGGTGTGTCTGGAATGCTCGCGGCATTCGTCATCATCTCGTCGCTGACACCGTTCGGTTCGGCCGGGCCGGTGTATTTCTCATTCGCGGGATATGACATCACACCGACCGCGCGGCTGTTGGTTTGGCAGCAGGCGTTGGGAACAATCGCGGATCACCCATTATTCGGTGTGGGCCTGGGACTGCCGGTTGTGGATCTTCCCTATCGGGTTCCCGCGGGCGGATGGACCCTTATCACTGACGCTCACAATGTCGCGCTGAACGTTGCGGCACAGGCCGGCGTGATCGGACTCGGTACGTTGGCGGCTGTCGTCGTCGCGGTGATGCGGCGGACGCAATTCGCTCTTACGGACCGGATGTCGTCGTTACGGCTCACGATGGGTATCGCGTTCGTTTCGTGCTTTCTTATCCAGGGTTTCGCGGGTTCGTTCGAAAATGCCCGCCATCTGTGGGTGCTGATCGGATTGATCGTAGCGGCTGACAGGATCAACCAGACGAAGCCGCAGACAGAAGAGCTTCACGCATAG
- a CDS encoding DUF4190 domain-containing protein, whose amino-acid sequence MKQCPRCKQTYSDPSLNFCLEDGELLTAFAQEPPLGRYADETPPTILLDQSRVTNPTTWPQPPVAQPPAKWQQNAVQQAPFGAYAMSSPNQTLAVVALILGISSLTVGWCCYIGLLLAPAALITGVLAKSRADKEPQLYGGRGMAIGGIIMGAVSLAIYVLLFIIYGLALIGGSIS is encoded by the coding sequence ATGAAGCAGTGCCCGCGTTGTAAGCAGACCTATAGCGACCCGTCTCTCAACTTCTGTCTTGAGGATGGCGAACTGTTGACGGCATTTGCCCAGGAGCCGCCACTCGGCCGGTATGCCGATGAGACGCCGCCGACGATCCTTCTTGACCAATCGCGGGTCACAAATCCAACGACCTGGCCGCAGCCGCCGGTCGCCCAGCCTCCCGCTAAGTGGCAGCAGAATGCGGTGCAGCAGGCGCCCTTTGGTGCCTACGCGATGTCATCGCCCAATCAGACGCTGGCGGTTGTCGCTCTTATCCTCGGCATTTCAAGCCTTACCGTCGGCTGGTGCTGTTATATCGGCCTGCTGCTGGCTCCGGCGGCCCTCATCACGGGCGTGCTCGCAAAATCGCGGGCCGACAAGGAGCCGCAGTTGTATGGCGGCCGCGGCATGGCGATCGGCGGCATTATCATGGGAGCCGTATCGCTGGCGATATACGTCCTGCTTTTTATTATCTACGGGCTCGCTCTCATCGGCGGCAGCATAAGTTAA
- the alr gene encoding alanine racemase: MADLPKRPTATYIDLDALAFNFHSSKQFIGEDVEYMAVVKADAYGHGAARCALRLEKEGVDWFGVAIPEEGVELRRAGVTRPILCLGSFWPGQESLIVEHNLTPVIFSLDTARRLSEFIVDKNVDIHVKIDTGMGRVGVRWPRAGEFAAGLREFANLSVVGVRSHFASADDPAQDEFTAGQIERFDAACRAFEQAGHSPTVFDIANSPGSIRCDGSRRGMVRLGGALYGLLSDILPESADGPELRPVMSLRSRIAHIKDVPAGEGLGYGRTFITTRASRIALVPIGYADGYPRAMSNAGQAVVNGAFAPVVGRVSMDWTLLDVTNIDAAVGDEVFLIGGDGDVCVMAADLARKLGTIAYEITCGISPRVPRVYLG; the protein is encoded by the coding sequence ATGGCCGACCTGCCCAAACGTCCAACCGCAACCTACATCGACCTCGACGCGCTCGCGTTCAACTTTCATTCGTCCAAACAGTTCATAGGCGAGGACGTCGAATACATGGCCGTCGTCAAGGCCGACGCATACGGCCATGGAGCCGCTCGCTGCGCGCTGCGGCTGGAAAAGGAAGGTGTCGATTGGTTCGGCGTCGCAATACCGGAAGAAGGTGTCGAGCTGCGCCGCGCCGGCGTCACGCGGCCGATACTGTGTCTCGGTTCATTCTGGCCGGGGCAGGAATCGCTCATCGTCGAGCACAACCTTACACCGGTCATCTTTAGCCTAGATACCGCGCGGCGGTTGTCGGAGTTCATCGTCGATAAAAACGTCGATATTCACGTGAAGATCGACACCGGCATGGGCCGAGTCGGCGTGAGATGGCCGCGGGCCGGAGAATTTGCGGCTGGTTTGCGCGAGTTTGCGAACCTCAGCGTCGTTGGCGTAAGGAGCCACTTTGCATCGGCTGACGATCCGGCACAGGATGAGTTTACGGCGGGACAGATCGAGCGGTTCGACGCGGCGTGCAGAGCGTTTGAGCAAGCAGGCCATTCGCCGACCGTCTTTGACATAGCCAATTCGCCCGGCTCGATCCGCTGCGACGGTTCGCGACGCGGAATGGTGCGTCTCGGCGGAGCGCTGTATGGATTGCTGTCTGACATTTTGCCTGAGTCGGCCGATGGGCCTGAGCTACGACCTGTGATGTCACTGCGCTCGCGCATCGCTCATATCAAGGATGTGCCCGCAGGCGAGGGCCTCGGCTATGGCCGAACATTTATCACGACGCGCGCCTCGCGCATCGCGCTCGTGCCCATCGGCTACGCCGACGGCTATCCGCGTGCGATGTCGAACGCCGGCCAAGCGGTGGTCAACGGAGCATTCGCGCCTGTCGTTGGGCGCGTTTCGATGGACTGGACGCTGTTGGATGTGACGAACATCGACGCCGCCGTCGGCGACGAGGTCTTTCTGATCGGTGGCGACGGCGATGTTTGTGTGATGGCCGCCGACCTCGCACGCAAGCTCGGGACGATCGCCTACGAGATCACCTGCGGCATCAGCCCGCGCGTGCCGCGTGTGTATTTAGGATAG